A genomic window from Cucumis melo cultivar AY chromosome 8, USDA_Cmelo_AY_1.0, whole genome shotgun sequence includes:
- the LOC103484617 gene encoding 5'-adenylylsulfate reductase 1, chloroplastic-like: protein MALASSSSSASAITGSSFSRSISASEPKAPQIGSVRLLSRPNVPASSVNYSQRRCSIEPLHAEPKRNDSVAPLAAASAPPEVVEEVEVEDYEGLAKGLENASPLEIMDKALEKFGNDIAIAFSGAEDVALIEYAHLTGRPFRVFSLDTGRLNPETYKFFDEVEKHYGIHIEYMFPDAVEVQALVRSKGLFSFYEDGHQECCRVRKVRPLRRALKGLRAWITGQRKDQSPGTRSEVPVVQVDPVFEGLDGGIGSLVKWNPFANVGSKDIWDFLRSMNVPVNTLHSQGYVSIGCEPCTRPVLPWQHEREGRWWWEDAKAKECGLHKGNLKQEDPAQLNGNANGISTDADIFESQNLVSLTRGGIENLARLEGRKEPWIVVLYAPWCRFCQAMEGSYVELAEKLAGTGVKVGKFRADGDEKEFAQQELQLGSFPTILFFPKHSSRPIKYPSEKRDVDSLMAFVNAFR from the exons ATGGCgcttgcttcttcttcttcttctgcttctgcgATTACCGGTTCCAGTTTCTCTCGTTCCATTTCCGCCTCCGAGCCTAAAG CCCCGCAAATTGGTTCTGTTAGGTTGTTGAGTCGGCCTAATGTACCAGCTTCGTCTGTGAATTATTCGCAGAGACGATGCTCTATAGAGCCTCTACATGCTGAACCAAAACGGAACGACTCCGTTGCTCCGTTGGCAGCAGCCTCCGCTCCCCCTG AGGTGGTTGAGGAAGTGGAGGTTGAAGACTACGAGGGTTTAGCCAAAGGCCTCGAAAATGCTTCGCCCCTTGAAATTATGGACAAAGCCCTAGAGAAATTTGGCAATGATATTGCTATTGCTTTCAG TGGTGCTGAAGATGTTGCTTTGATCGAGTATGCCCATTTAACTGGTCGACCGTTTAGAGTTTTCAGCTTGGATACTGGAAGATTGAATCCAGAAACATATAAGTTCTTTGATGAAGTGGAAAAACATTATGGTATCCATATTGAGTACATGTTCCCTGATGCTGTTGAAGTTCAAGCATTAGTTCGAAGCAAAGGGCTGTTTTCTTTTTACGAGGATGGACACCAGGAATGCTGCCGTGTGCGCAAGGTGAGGCCTCTGAGAAGGGCCTTGAAGGGACTAAGAGCATGGATCACTGGTCAAAGGAAAGATCAATCCCCTGGTACCAGGTCTGAGGTTCCTGTTGTGCAGGTGGACCCTGTTTTCGAAGGGCTGGATGGTGGCATTGGTAGCTTGGTCAAATGGAATCCATTTGCTAACGTTGGCAGTAAAGACATATGGGATTTTTTACGATCCATGAATGTGCCTGTGAACACATTGCACTCACAAGGATACGTTTCTATTGGGTGTGAACCATGCACGAGACCTGTTTTGCCATGGCAACATGAAAGGGAAGGTAGGTGGTGGTGGGAGGATGCGAAGGCTAAGGAATGTGGTCTTCACAAAGGAAATCTTAAGCAGGAAGATCCAGCCCAGCTTAATGGAAATGCAAATGGAATTTCTACAGATGCTGATATTTTTGAGTCTCAGAATTTGGTGAGCTTGACTAGGGGTGGAATAGAGAATTTGGCTAGATTGGAGGGTAGAAAAGAACCATGGATTGTTGTTCTGTACGCACCATGGTGCCGCTTCTGTCAG GCCATGGAAGGTTCCTATGTGGAATTGGCCGAGAAGCTAGCTGGGACAGGAGTGAAGGTTGGGAAGTTTAGAGCCGACGGCGATGAAAAAGAGTTTGCACAGCAGGAGTTGCAGCTAGGTAGCTTCCCCACCATACTCTTCTTCCCTAAACATTCCTCTCGGCCGATCAAGTACCCGTCTGAGAAGAGAGATGTTGACTCGCTTATGGCTTTTGTAAATGCTTTCCGATGA
- the LOC103484616 gene encoding probable rhamnogalacturonate lyase B isoform X3 → MRTGIPGFYCYAIYEHPSECRAFDLAQTRMVFKLRQEKFHYMAISDEKQRIMPMPEDLRPGRGEQLIVPESVLLVNPINPDLKGEVDDKYQYSEDNKDGGVHGWISSSPNNIGFWIVFPSYEFRNGGPTKQNLTVHTGPTCLAMFHGTHYIGEDILTHIKEGEAWRKVFGPILIYLNSTSDVSEAHNLWIDAKEQRMQEETAWPYNFVSSSFYLMARERGSISGRLLVRDRFISSSPIPARDAHVGLSAAREEGAWQTESKEYQFWVKTDSNGDFTIRNIIPGVYGLHGWVPGFIGDYLHKSLVTVSAGSYTHLGILTYSPLRDGPTVWEIGFPDRTANSFYVPDVNPMYVNKLFLHSPEKFRQYGLWDGYSDSHPRNDQIFTVGINDPKKDWFFAQVCRRGEDGKYVATTWTIKFNMKSLTDGIYRLRLSIASATRSDLKINVNSMESESSLVFQLMDLGMDNTVCRHGNHGLYRIYTIDVPSSMLVKGDNSIFLTQARNGDALCGILYDYLRLEAPDATP, encoded by the exons ATGAGGACTGGTATTCCAGGCTTCTATTGCTATGCAATCTACGAGCACCCATCAGAATGTCGAGCTTTCGATCTTGCTCAGACAAGAATGGTGTTTAAGCTGCGACAAGAGAA GTTCCACTACATGGCAATTTCAGATGAGAAGCAAAGAATAATGCCAATGCCAGAGGATTTGCGTCCAGGCAGAGGTGAACAACTAATTGTACCTGAGTCAGTCCTGCTTGTAAATCCCATTAACCCTGATCTGAAAGGAGAG GTAGATGATAAGTACCAATACTCGGAGGATAACAAAGATGGAGGAGTTCATGGATGGATAAGTTCCAGCCCAAACAACATAGGTTTTTGGATAGTTTTTCCAAGCTATGAGTTCCGAAATGGAGGTCCTACAAAGCAAAATCTGACAGTCCATACTGGTCCTACATGTCTTgct ATGTTTCATGGAACCCATTACATTGGAGAAGATATACTCACACATATCAAGGAGGGAGAGGCATGGAGAAAGGTCTTTGGTCCTATTCTTATATACCTTAACTCCACCTCAGATGTATCAGAGGCACACAATCTATGGATAGATGCAAAGGAACAG AGAATGCAAGAGGAAACGGCATGGCCATACAATTTTGTCTCTTCATCTTTTTATTTAATGGCTAGAGAACGTGGTTCGATTTCAGGAAGACTATTAGTCCGAGACAG GTTTATTTCAAGTTCTCCCATCCCTGCAAGAGATGCACATGTTGGTCTATCTGCTGCTAGAGAAGAAGGTGCCTGGCAAACGGAAAGCAAG GAATATCAATTTTGGGTAAAGACAGATTCCAATGGAGATTTCACTATTAGAAACATTATTCCTGGAGTCTATGGACTTCATGGTTGGGTACCTGGATTCATTGGTGACTATCTTCACAAATCACTAGTAACAGTATCAGCAG GATCTTATACCCATCTTGGCATTCTGACCTATAGTCCTCTCAGAGATGGTCCTACTGTATGGGAGATTGGTTTTCCTGACCGTACTGCTAATAGCTTCTATGTTCCTGATGTGAATCCGATGTATGTCAACAAGTTATTCCTTCATAGCCCAGAAAA gTTCAGGCAATATGGTTTATGGGATGGATACAGCGATTCACATCCAAGAAATGACCAAATTTTCACTGTGGGTATCAATGATCCGAAAAAAGATTGGTTCTTTGCTCAAGTTTGCAG AAGAGGGGAAGATGGCAAGTATGTTGCGACAACATGGACTATTAAGTTCAACATGAAATCCTTAACTGATGGAATCTACCGGCTGAGGTTGTCCATTGCATCTGCAACACGCTCGGACTTGAAG ATTAATGTCAACTCGATGGAGTCGGAGTCATCTCTGGTCTTCCAGCTGATGGATCTAGGAATGGATAACACAGTTTGTCGACATGGAAATCATGGACTGTATCGAATTTATACCATCGACGTTCCATCTTCAATGCTAGTTAAGGGAGATAATAGCATATTTCTCACGCAGGCAAGGAATGGAGATGCACTCTGTGGAATTTTATACGATTATTTAAGATTGGAAGCTCCTGATGCTACTCcatga